The Medicago truncatula cultivar Jemalong A17 chromosome 4, MtrunA17r5.0-ANR, whole genome shotgun sequence genome includes a region encoding these proteins:
- the LOC25479969 gene encoding subtilisin-like protease SBT1.7, with the protein MKPFVATLFVILVVCDVSLARTEKNENEKITYIVHVAKSIMPTSFKHHSIWYKSILKSVSNSTKMLYTYDNAINGFSTSLTIKELQLLKSQIGILKVTRDKQYKLLTTRTPEFLGLDKIASVFPTTNKSSDVVVGLLDTGVWPESKSFDDTGYGPIPRSWKGKCETGTNFATSNCNKKLIGARFYSKGIEAFTGSIDETIQPRSPRDDIGHGTHTASTAAGSPVSNANLFGYANGTARGMAAGARVAVYKVCWTVFCSISDILAAMDQAIADNVNVLSLSLGGRSIDYKEDNLAIGAFAAMEHGILVSCSAGNSGPNPLSVTNVAPWITTVGAGTLDRDFPAYVSLGNGKKYPGVSLSKGNSLPDTHVTFIYAGNASINDQGIGTCISGSLDPKKVSGKIVFCDGGGSSRTGKGNTVKSAGGLGMVLANVESDGEELRADAHILPATAVGFKDGEAIKKYIFSDPKPTGTILFQGTKLGVEPSPIVAKFSSRGPNSLTPQILKPDFIAPGVNILASYTRNTSPTGMDSDPRRVDFNIISGTSMSCPHVSGLAALIKSIHPNWSPAAIRSALMTTTYTTYKNNQKLLDGASNKPATPFDFGAGHVDPVSALNPGLVYDLTVDDYLSFLCALNYSSNEIEMVARRKYTCDPKKQYSVENLNYPSFAVVFEDEHGVEEIKHTRTLTNVGVEGTYKVSVKSDAPSIKISVEPEVLSFKKNEKKLYTISFSSAGSKPNSTQSFGSVEWSNGKTIVRSPIAFSWKL; encoded by the coding sequence ATGAAACCTTTCGTTGCAACTCTTTTTGTCATTTTGGTCGTGTGTGATGTGTCTCTGGCAAGAACAGAGAAGAACGAGAATGAGAAGATTACTTACATAGTACATGTTGCCAAATCCATAATGCCAACAAGCTTCAAACACCATTCAATCTGGTACAAATCAATTCTTAAGTCGGTGTCCAATTCAACTAAAATGTTATACACCTATGATAATGCAATCAATGGATTCTCGACAAGTCTAACAATCAAAGAACTTCAGTTGCTAAAGAGCCAAATTGGGATTCTAAAGGTGACACGAGATAAACAGTACAAACTCCTTACAACTCGAACACCAGAATTCCTCGGGCTCGATAAAATTGCCAGTGTCTTCCCCACAACAAATAAGAGCAGTGACGTAGTTGTGGGACTCCTTGATACAGGTGTTTGGCCTGAAAGTAAGAGCTTTGATGATACAGGATATGGGCCGATCCCCCGCAGTTGGAAAGGAAAGTGTGAAACAGGTACCAATTTCGCAACCTCAAATTGTAATAAGAAATTAATTGGTGCCAGGTTCTATTCAAAGGGCATCGAGGCATTTACAGGATCAATTGATGAAACCATCCAGCCTAGATCTCCTCGAGATGATATCGGCCATGGAACACACACAGCGAGTACAGCTGCAGGATCTCCGGTGAGCAACGCAAATCTTTTTGGCTACGCTAATGGGACTGCACGTGGAATGGCCGCTGGTGCTAGAGTTGCTGTCTATAAGGTTTGTTGGACAGTATTTTGTAGCATTTCTGATATACTAGCTGCAATGGACCAGGCCATTGCCGACAACGTCAATGTTCTTTCATTGTCACTTGGAGGTAGGTCAATTGATTACAAGGAAGACAACCTCGCAATTGGAGCATTTGCAGCAATGGAGCATGGGATTTTAGTTTCATGTTCTGCAGGAAACTCTGGTCCTAATCCTTTGAGTGTTACCAATGTAGCACCTTGGATTACAACGGTCGGAGCTGGCACCCTCGATCGAGATTTCCCTGCATACGTTAGTCTtggaaatggaaaaaaatatccAGGTGTGTCTCTTTCTAAAGGAAATTCTTTGCCCGATACTCATGTAACATTCATATATGCAGGAAATGCAAGCATCAATGACCAAGGTATTGGTACATGCATTTCGGGTAGCTTGGATCCAAAAAAAGTTTCAGGAAAGATTGTGTTTTGTGATGGTGGAGGGAGTTCTAGGACAGGAAAAGGAAACACGGTAAAGTCTGCTGGTGGTTTGGGCATGGTCTTAGCCAACGTTGAGAGCGATGGAGAAGAACTCAGGGCAGATGCCCATATTTTGCCTGCAACTGCCGTGGGCTTCAAAGATGGTGAAGCTATCAAGAAATACATATTTTCTGATCCAAAACCAACTGGCACAATTTTGTTTCAAGGAACAAAGCTCGGGGTTGAGCCGTCACCTATTGTTGCAAAATTCAGCTCACGAGGCCCCAATTCATTAACACCGCAAATATTGAAGCCTGATTTTATTGCTCCAGGTGTTAACATCTTAGCATCATATACAAGGAATACGAGCCCCACAGGTATGGATTCAGATCCTAGGCGTGTAGATTTCAACATTATCTCAGGCACATCCATGTCATGCCCTCATGTAAGTGGATTAGCGGCTTTGATTAAGTCAATTCATCCAAACTGGAGCCCAGCTGCCATTCGATCTGCTTTGATGACAACAACTTATACGACTTACAAGAACAATCAGAAGTTATTGGACGGTGCTAGCAATAAGCCAGCAACTCCGTTTGATTTTGGTGCAGGACATGTCGACCCTGTTTCTGCGCTAAATCCTGGACTTGTCTATGATTTGACTGTGGATGACTATTTGAGCTTCCTCTGTGCATTGAACTACTCATctaatgaaattgaaatggTGGCAAGGAGAAAGTACACATGTGACCCAAAGAAACAATATAGTGTAGAAAATCTTAACTACCCTTCCTTTGCAGTGGTTTTTGAGGATGAGCATGGTGTAGAGGAGATCAAACACACACGAACTCTTACCAATGTGGGTGTAGAAGGAACATACAAGGTATCTGTTAAATCAGATGCTCCATCCATCAAGATATCAGTTGAACCAGAAGTGTTaagttttaagaaaaatgagaaaaagttgTACACAATTTCATTTTCGTCAGCAGGTTCAAAACCAAATAGCACTCAAAGTTTTGGAAGTGTGGAATGGTCAAACGGAAAAACTATTGTAAGAAGTCCTATTGCCTTTAGTTGGAAATTATAA